CCAAGTGCGTCGACGCCGGCTATCTTCCGTCCGCATTCCCGATCGTCGCGGGCAGTGCGAGCGATCGCGTGATGATCGTCGGCCAGGCACCAGGTGCCGTAGAGCTCACAACGGGTCTCCCGTTCTCGGGACGCGCCGGCGCTGAGCTGCGCCGATGGCTCGCCGCTGCTGGAGTCGATGAGGCGCAGCTGCCCTATCGGACGGCGATCACGAAATGCTTTCCCGGGAAGGCCGCGAGTGGAGCGGGGGATCGACGTCCGTCGCCGCCGGAGATCGCGCTGTGCTCGCCCTGGCTCGATGCGGAGCTCGCAGTGGTACGGCCCCGCGTCGTGCTGCTCGTCGGCACGCTCGCGATCGAGCGGTTCTGGGGCAAGGCGCCGCTCCGCGAGGTCGTTGGAAAGACTCGCCTCGACGGCGAGCGTGTGCTGATCCCGCTGCCGCACCCGAGCGGTGCGTCGCGCTGGCTCAACGACCCTGAGAACCGTAAACGTCTCGCCCGGGCGCTGGCGGTCGTGCGGCGGGCCGTCCGGAGACTTGACAATGCAGGCAGCGCAGCGAGAATGCATCGAAGCACGTGACGCTCACTCAACACCCCAGCGCAGGAGCCGCAGTGGACGACGAGTTTCTGACCACGGACGAAGTGGCGCGGCGTCTCCGCGTCCACCCCACCACGATCCTGCGCCGACTCGGCGCGGTGGATGACCCCGATCCGACCCGCATCCCAGCGGTGCG
The genomic region above belongs to Candidatus Limnocylindria bacterium and contains:
- a CDS encoding uracil-DNA glycosylase family protein produces the protein MSARDRRTRADPRQRALARLHARIRACTKCVDAGYLPSAFPIVAGSASDRVMIVGQAPGAVELTTGLPFSGRAGAELRRWLAAAGVDEAQLPYRTAITKCFPGKAASGAGDRRPSPPEIALCSPWLDAELAVVRPRVVLLVGTLAIERFWGKAPLREVVGKTRLDGERVLIPLPHPSGASRWLNDPENRKRLARALAVVRRAVRRLDNAGSAARMHRST
- a CDS encoding helix-turn-helix domain-containing protein, whose amino-acid sequence is MDDEFLTTDEVARRLRVHPTTILRRLGAVDDPDPTRIPAVRVGRIWRIPRKEFEEWLARSSQTGRLAGRQRRLF